A genomic window from Magnetococcales bacterium includes:
- a CDS encoding response regulator: protein MVEEEAARIFVVDDTETNIDILLETLGDTYEVSVALDGQTALEDIPDREPDLILLDVMMPEMDGYEVCRRLKREVRTRDIPVIFVTAKQETEDETHGLELGAVDYITKPFSPAVVKARVKTHLALAHAKRDLALANEVLEEKVRLRTEELHQKNIELEATRLEIIRRLGRAAEFKDNETGLHVIRMSHYSRLLALVSGMGEREAEILFQAAPMHDIGKIGIPDLILMKPGRLSEEEWGIMRGHPGIGAGIIGKQSSSLLETARIVALTHHEKWDGSGYPRRLKGEAIPLEGRIVAIADVFDALTTKRPYKEAWSVEKAVALLQELAGSHFDPRLVPLFLGVLPQVLEVRESWKERESEDHVPEVR from the coding sequence ATGGTCGAGGAAGAAGCCGCGCGGATTTTTGTGGTGGACGATACGGAAACCAACATCGACATCCTGCTGGAGACCCTGGGCGACACCTACGAGGTGAGCGTGGCTTTGGACGGGCAGACGGCGCTGGAGGATATCCCGGATCGTGAACCGGACTTGATTCTTCTGGACGTGATGATGCCGGAAATGGATGGGTACGAAGTTTGCCGGCGTTTGAAGCGGGAGGTGCGCACCCGGGACATCCCCGTGATCTTCGTCACCGCCAAACAGGAGACGGAAGACGAGACCCATGGCCTGGAGCTGGGGGCGGTGGATTATATCACCAAACCCTTCAGCCCGGCGGTGGTCAAGGCCCGGGTGAAGACCCATCTCGCTCTGGCCCATGCCAAACGGGATCTGGCCCTGGCCAATGAGGTGCTCGAAGAGAAGGTCCGTTTGAGAACGGAGGAGTTGCACCAGAAAAACATCGAGCTGGAGGCCACCCGGCTGGAGATCATCCGCCGTCTGGGGCGCGCTGCGGAATTCAAGGACAACGAAACCGGGCTGCATGTCATTCGCATGAGTCACTATTCCAGACTCCTGGCGTTGGTTTCCGGCATGGGGGAGCGGGAAGCGGAGATCCTTTTCCAGGCGGCCCCGATGCATGATATCGGCAAGATCGGTATTCCCGATCTGATTCTGATGAAGCCGGGCCGCTTGAGCGAAGAGGAGTGGGGCATCATGCGCGGTCATCCCGGCATCGGGGCGGGTATCATCGGCAAACAGAGCTCTTCCTTGTTGGAGACCGCCCGCATCGTGGCTCTGACTCACCACGAAAAATGGGATGGCAGCGGTTATCCCCGGCGTTTGAAAGGAGAGGCGATCCCCCTGGAGGGGCGTATCGTCGCCATCGCCGATGTCTTTGACGCCTTGACCACCAAACGCCCCTACAAGGAGGCCTGGTCGGTGGAAAAGGCTGTGGCGCTCCTGCAGGAGCTGGCGGGTTCCCACTTCGACCCCCGTCTGGTACCGCTGTTCCTGGGCGTTTTGCCGCAGGTTCTGGAAGTGAGGGAGAGTTGGAAAGAACGGGAAAGTGAGGATCATGTTCCGGAAGTGCGTTAG